The segment CGAGCGCTCCACCTCGGCCGTGAAGTCCACGTGGCCGGGGGTGTCGATGATGTTGATGCGGTGCTTGATGCCTTCGCGCGGGCCTTGCTTCGTCGTCCACTCGGAGGAAACAGCAGCGGCGGTGATGGTGATACCGCGTTCGCGCTCTTGCTCCATCCAGTCGGTGGTGGCGGCACCTTCGTGCACTTCACCGATCTTGTGGATCTTGCCGGAGTAATAAAGGATACGCTCGGTCGTGGTCGTCTTACCGGCGTCGATGTGGGCAGCGATACCGAAGTTACGCTGAAACTCGAGCGGGTATTGGCGCTCCTTCGCGTTGGCGGGCGAAAGTTTGGTCGGGTCGATGGTCGCAGACATGGTTTCTGGCGGTTTTTGCTGGCGAGTTGGCGGTGTGAGAAGGGTCTCGGAAGTCAACCCTACTACCAGCGCAGGTGGGCGAACGCGCGATTGGCCTGGGCCATCTTGTGCGTGTCGTCCTTCTTCTTCACCACGGTGCCGGTGTTGTTGTAGGCGTCGATGAGTTCAGCGGCCAGGTTTTCGCGCATCGGGCCACGGCGGCTGCGAGCAGCGTCCACGAGCCAACGCAGCGCAAGGCTGGTCTGGCGTTCGAAAGAGATTTCCAGCGGCACCTGATAGGTAGCACCACCCACGCGGCGGCTTTTGACCTCCAGCTTGGGGCGGATGTTTTCCAGGGCACCCAACATGAGGTCCACAGGGTCACCCTTTTGCAGCTCTTCACTCACACGCTCGAAAGCGCCGTAAACGATTTTGAGCGCGACGGACTTCTTGCCGTCGAGCATGGTGACGTTGATCAACTGGCTGACGAGCGGGCTGTTGTAGCGCGGGTCAGGAATGAGTTCGCGTTTTTCGGCGCGGCGACGACGTGACATGGGTTCGTTCGGTAGTACCTCGAAAGGGTGGGTTACTTCTTCTTGCCCTTGGTGGCCGGAGCGGCACCGGGCTTGGGACGCTTGACGCCGTACTTGGAACGGCTACGACGGCGGCTATCGACGCCCGTGCAGTCGAGCGTGCCGCGAACAATGTGATAGCGAACACCGGGCAAGTCCTTCACACGGCCACCGCGGACCAACACGACACTGTGCTCCTGCAGGCTGTGACCTTCATCGGGAATATAGGCGATCACTTCGTAGCCGGAGGTCAGGCGAACCTTCGCCACCTTGCGGATAGCGGAGTTCGGCTTCTTGGGGGTGCGGGTCATCACCTGGGTGCAGACGCCACGACGGAAGGGGCAAGACTTCAGTGCGGGGCTCTTGCTCTTCTCCTTCTGCAAGACGCGCGGCTTGCGGACGAGTTGGTTAATGGTGGGCATGTGTTACCTAAAGGGTGTTAGAAAGGAAAAGCGGTAAAACTACAGTACTCACGGTGGTCAGCAAGTACTTTCTTGGGCGAATCAAGCTTAAATAGAATAAAAACCGCGCCCGCCGCAGTTTGGCAGCGGGCGCGGCTCCTGAAAGCCTGGTAAAAGGAAGAGGGCCTAGATGACGTCCTCTTCGGGGATGGCCGCGCCGATCGTGTTGATCTTGAGGCGGCGGTAACGCGGCAGGCCGGTGCCGGCCGGGATGAGGTGACCCATGATCACGTTCTCCTTGAAGCCTTCGAGCTTGTCGATCTTGCCAAGCGTGGCGGCTTCGGTGAGGACGCGGGTGGTCTCCTGGAAGGAAGCGGCGGAGATGAACGACTCGGTCTCGACGGAGGCCTTGGTGATGCCGAGCATGATCGGCTCGCCTTCGGCGGGCTGACCACCGGCCTCTTCGAGGCGACGGTTTTCGTCGAGGAACGTCTCGCGATCGATCTGCTCGCCCCAGAAGAAGTCGCCGTCACCCGGATCGGTGATGCGGACCTTGCGGAGCATCTGGCTGATGATCAGCTCGATGTGCTTGTCGTTAATCGTCACACCCTGCATGCGGTAGACCTTTTGGATCTCGCTGAGGATGTATTCCTGCACGGCGGACGGCCCGAGAATCTCGAGGATTTCGTGCGGGTCGGCCGCGCCTTCGGTAATATGCTGGCCCTTGCGCACGATGTCGCCCGGTTGCACGATGATGTGCTTGCCGTGCGGGATGAGGTGTTCCTCTTCCTGCCCGGTTTCCTGGTCGGTCACCATCAGGCGCTTCTTGCCGCGGACGCTGCCTCCCATGGAGACAATGCCTTCGATCTTGGCCATTTCGGCGGCTTCCTTCGGGCGGCGGGCTTCGAAGAGCTCGGCCACACGGGGCAGACCACCGGTAATGTCCTGCGTCTTGGACGCCTGGCGAGGCGTCTTGGCGAGGAGCGAACCGGCCGCGATTTCGTCGCCTTCATTGACGGACACGGTAGCACCGGTCGGAATGGCGTAGGTCGCGAGCAGCTTGCCGTTGGCGTCCACCACTTCGACTTGCGGGCTGAGGTCTTCGCGGTGTTCGACCACCATGGTGGCGATACGGCCGCTGGAGGGGTCGACGTCGCGCTTGACCGTCACGCCCGGGATCATGTCGCGGAAGCGGACGAGACCTTCCTTTTCGGAAAGAATCGGCACGTTGAACGGGTCCCACTGGACGAGGGTCGCGCCGCTTTCAATGCGGTCGCCATCGTTGATGCCGAGCACAGCACCGGCCGGAATGTTGTAGTTTTCCAGCTCGCGGTCCTTCTCGTCCACGATCGTCACCTGACCGGTCTTGTTGAGCACCACGAGGGCGGCGCCGTTGTTCACCTCGACGAGGCGCAGGCCGGAGAAACGGACGATACCGGAGTGGCGCACGCGGATCTCGGCGGATTGCGAAAGCGCGGAGGCGATACCACCGATGTGGAAGGTACGCATCGTCAGCTGCGTGCCGGGCTCACCGATCGACTGAGCCGCAATGATACCGACGGCGGTGCCGACTTCGACCACGGCGTTGGTCGCCGGGTTGATGCCGTAGGCCTTGGCCGAGAGGCGGTTCTTGCGGGAGTGGGTGAGCGGCGACATGATCTTGACGCGCTCGATGCCCATTTCCTCGATGCGGCGGGCCATCGGGGCGGTGATCAGCTGGCCGCTGGCGGCGAGCAGCTCGTCCGGGTTGAGCGGGTTGGGAATGTCGTTGCTGGAGCAGCGGCCGGTGATACGGTCGCGCAGCGGCACGATTTCGTCGTCGCCCTCATAGATGGCGTGCTTCCAGATGCCGTCGCGGTTACCGCAGTCGCCTTCGGTGATGATGATGTCCATCGCCACGTCGCAAAGCTTACGGGTCAGGTAACCGGCGTCGGCCGTCTTCAGCGCGGTGTCGGCCAGACCCTTACGGGCGCCGTGGGTCGAGATGAAGTACTCGAGCACCGTGAGGCCTTCGCGGAAGGACGACAGAATCGGGCGTTCGATGATTTCGCCGGAGGGCTTGGCCATCAAACCACGGGTACCGCACAGCTGGCGGACCTGTTGCTTGTTACCCCGCGCGCCGGAATCCATCATAAGGAACACCGGGTTGACTTCCTTCTTGCCGTTGTTGCGGTTCAATTGATCGAACACCGCCTTGGCAATTTCGTCGGTCGCACCCGTCCAGATGTCGATCACCTTGTTGTAGCGCTCGCCTCCGGTGATGATACCGCGGCGGTATTGCTCGGCCACCTCGGCGATGCGATCGCGCGCACGCTTCACGATGTCGGGCTTTTCCGGCGGGATGATCATGTCTTCCATGCCGATGGAGATACCGGCGATGGTGGCGATGCGGAAGCCGAGCTCCTTGAGGCGGTCGAGCAGCAGGATCGACTCTTCCTTGCCAGCATGCTGGTAGGTGTCGTTGATCAGGCTACCGAGCTTCTTCTTCGGCACGGCAAAGTTGATGAAGCCGAGGATCTCCGGCCAGATGGTGCTGAAGAGCACGCGGCCAGGAGTCGTGACGATGACCTTCTTGTCCTTCTTGCCGTGCACGGTGTCGCGACCGTAGTCCGGGTTCTTCATCCGGATCCAGTCGTGCTTGAACACCACGCCGTCGGCCTCCGCGAGCAACACTTCGGTCGCGTCGTTGAAGAGGGGCAGCTTGCTCTCGTCTTCCGGCTCGAAGCGGGGCTCCAGCGTGAGGTAGTACGAGCCGAGCACGACGTCCTGCGACGGCGTGAGGATCGGGTCACCGCTGGAGGGCGAGAAGATGTTGTTGGTCGAGAGCATGAGCAGCTTCGCCTCGAGGATGGCCTCGAGCGAGAGCGGCACGTGCACGGCCATCTGGTCACCGTCGAAGTCCGCGTTGTAAGGCGAGCAAACGAGCGGGTGCAGGCGGATGGCGTCACCCTCGATCAGGGTGGGCTCGAAGGCCTGGATGGAAAGGCGGTGGAGCGTTGGCGCGCGGTTGAGCAGCACCGGGTGGCCCTTCGTCACTTCTTCCAGGATGTCCCACACTTCGGGGCTGCGCTTTTCGATCATCTTGCGCGCGCCACGTACGGTGTGGACGAAGCCCAGCTCCTTGAGGCGGCGGATGATGAACGGCTCGAACAGCACGAGCGCCATCTTCTTGGGCAGACCGCACTGGTGGAGCTTCAGGTCCGGACCGATCACGATCACGGAACGGCCGGAGTAGTCCACGCGCTTACCGAGCAGGTTTTGACGGAAGCGGCCCTGCTTGCCCTTCAGCATGTCGCTGAGAGACTTGAGGGGGCGATTGCCGGCACCGGTGACGGCGCGGCCGTGGCGTCCATTGTCGAAGAGCGCGTCCACAGACTCCTGCAGCATGCGCTTTTCGTTATGGATGATCACGTCCGGCGTCTTCAGCATCAAGAGGTTCTTGAGGCGGTTGTTCCGGTTGATGACGCGGCGGTAAAGGTCGTTGAGGTCGGAGGTGGCGAAGCGGCCGCCTTCCAGCGGGACGAGCGGGCGCAGGTCCGGCGGGATCACGGGCAGCACTTCGAGCACCATCCACTCGGGGCGGCTCTCGGACTGGATGAAGCCTTGCAGCACCTTGAGGCGCTTGGAGAGCTTCTTCTTGATCTGCTTCGAGCGGGTGTTGCCCATTTGCTCGTAGAGCAGGTCGACTTCGGCCTGCATGTCGAGGCGTTCGAGCACCTTGCGCAGCGCGCCGGCACCCATCTCGGCCTCGAAAGCGTCTTCGCCATACTCGTCGACGGCGGCCTGGTAGTCCTGCTCGCTCAGCAGCTGCTTCTCTTCCAGCGGCGTCTTGCCCGGATCCGTTACGATGTAGTTTTCGTAATAGATCACGCGCTCGAGGTTACGCGCGGTCAAGTCGAGCAGGAGGCCGAGGCGGCTCGGCATGCTCTTGAGGAACCAGATGTGGGAGCAAGGCACGGCGAGCTCGATGTGGCCCATGCGCTCGCGGCGCACGCGGCTGATCGTGACTTCGACACCGCAACGGTCGCAAATGACACCCTTGTACTTGATGCGCTTGTACTTACCGCAGGCGCACTCGTAGTCCCGCACCGGCCCGAAGATGCGCTGGCAGAAGAGGCCGCCGGGCTCAGGCTTGAAAGTGCGGTAGTTGATCGTTTCCGGGTTCTTCACCTCGCCGCGCGACCACTGGCGGATCGTGTCGGGCGAAGCGATGCTGATGCTGACCTGGTCGAACGACTGGTCCTTCTCGAAGCCGAGAAGGTCGCGGATCTCGCGATTCTGAATTTCGTCGGTCGTGGAACTCATGGCGTGGAGGGGGTGCGGATAGGCGCGAAGTTTAGGCTCCGAAAGCGGAGGCCAGCGGGTCCTGGTTACCCAGGCGGACGTCGAGGCACAGGCTCTGCATTTCCTTCATCAACACGTTGAAGGACTGCGGCGTGCCGGCTTGGAGGCTGTTGTCGCCCTTGACCAATTGCTCGTAAATCTTGGTACGGCCCTGCACGTCGTCGGACTTGACGGTGAGCAGTTCCTGCAGCGTGTAAGCGGCACCATAGGCCTCGAGCGCCCACACTTCCATTTCCCCGAAGCGCTGGCCGCCGTATTGGGCCTTACCGCCGAGGGGTTGCTGGGTGATGAGGCTGTAGGGGCCAACCGCGCGGGCGTGGATCTTGTCCGCCACAAGGTGGTTCAGCTTCAGCATGTAGGTGTAGCCCACGACCACCGCCTGGTCGAGGCGGTTACCGGTGCGACCGTCAACCAGGAAGCTCTTACCCGTTTCAGGCAGCTTGGCCTGGCGCAGGTAGTCCTTGATCTTGGCTTCCGGGATACCGTCGAACACCGGGGTGGCGATCTTGATGCCGAGGCGCTTACAGGCAAAGCCCAAGTGGCACTCGAGCACCTGGCCCACGTTCATCCGCGAAGGCACGCCCAGCGGATTGAGGCAGATGTCGACCGAAGTGCCATCTTCGAGGTAGGGCATGTCTTCGATCGGGACGATCTTGGCCACAACGCCCTTGTTACCGTGGCGACCGGCCATCTTGTCACCCACCTGGATCTTGCGCTTGGTGGCGACGTAGACCTTCACGTTCTTGATCGTGCCGGATTCGACGTCGTTGCCCGATTCAACCTGGTCGACCTTGCGCTGCTGCTCCTCATCGAGCTCATCGAACTTGCTCTTGAAGCTCTCGATGATCTCCATGATCTTGATGCGCACCGGCGACGGGTCGATGTCGATCGACTTGTAGACGGCGGCGAGGCGGCGCAGCAAGGTCTTCGTGATCTTGCGGTTGGCGGGGATGATGACTTCGCCGGACTCGCTGTTCACGACGTCGAGCGGAATCTTTTCACCCAAAAGGATGTTGGAAAGGCTTTCCGTGAGGCTTTCGCGGAGCTTGTCGCCCTGCGCACGGTATTCCTCGTTGATCTTCTTGATCTGACGGCGGCGGTCGGAAGCGGAGAGCTTTTCGGGCTCGCCGTCGACGCGGCTGGAGACCTTGACGTCCATCACGATGCCGTAGGTACCGGAGGGGACGAGCAGCGAGGTGTCCTTCACGTCCGCAGCCTTTTCGCCGAAGATCGCGCGCAGCAGCTTCTCTTCCGGGGCCAGCTCGGTCTCGCTCTTGGGCGTGATCTTGCCGACCAGGATGTCACCCGGCTTCACCTCGGCACCGACGCGGATAACGCCGTCGTGGCTGAGGTTCTTGAGGGCTTCTTCACCCACGTTCGGGATGTCGCGCGTGATTTCTTCCGGCCCGAGCTTGGTGTCGCGAGCGGTCACTTCAAACTCCTCGATGTGGATCGAGGTGTAGACGTCGTCGGCGAGCAGGCGCTCGGAGATCAGGATCGCGTCTTCGAAGTTGTAACCATTCCACGGCATGTAGGCCACGAGCACGTTCTTGCCGATCGCGAGGTCGCCCTTGTCGGTCGAAGCGCCGTCGGCGAGCAGGTCGCCTTCCTTCACTTCCTGGCCGCTGAGCACGCGGGGCTTCTGGTTGAAGCAGGTGCCGGCGTTGGAGCGGAGGAACTTGCGCAGCTCGTAAACCCAGATGCCGTTCTTCGGGTCGCTCTTCGGGCGCTTGCCCAGCTTGGGGGCCGTGCCATCGCGCGTCACCACAATGCGGCGGGCGTCGACGCTGGCCACGATGCCGGGGGCTTCCGCAATCGTCACCGTCTTGGAGTCGCGGGCCACACGGCCTTCGATCCCGGTGCCGACAAGCGGGGCTTCCGTCTGGAGCAGCGGCACACCTTGGCGCTGCATGTTCGAGCCCATCAACGCGCGATTGGCGTCGTCGTGCTCGAGGAACGGGATCAGGCCGGCCGCGACCGAAACCACCTGCTTGGGCGAAACGTCCATCAGGTCGACTTCGGAGGGATCGACTTCGAGGAAGTCGTCACCACGGCGAGCGGTCACACGGCCCACGAAGTGGCGGCCTTCGACCCGGGCATTGGCCTGGGCGATGGTCTTGCCTTCTTCGAGGTCGGCATTGAGGTAGACGATTTCGTCGGAAACCTCGCCGCCCTTCACCACACGATACGGAGCTTCGATGAAGCCGAACTCGTTGACGCGGGAGTAAATGGAAAGGCTGTTGATCAGACCGATGTTCGGACCTTCCGGCGTCTCAATCGGGCAGATACGGCCATAGTGCGAGGGGTGCACGTCGCGCACTTCGAAGCCCGCACGCTCACGGTTCAAACCACCGGGCCCGAGGGCGGAGAGGCGGCGCTTGTGCGTCACTTCCGCGAGCGGGTTGATCTGGTCCATGAACTGGCTGAGCTGGCTGCGTGCGAAGAAGTCGCGGATCACCGTGCTCAGGGCCTTCGGGTTGATCAGCTTGCCCGGGGTGATCGAATCCACGGATTGATCATACAGGGTCATGCGCTCCTTGACGGTGCGCTCCGTCCGGGCCAGGCCGATCCGGCACTGATTCATCAAAAGCTCACCCACCGTGCGGACGCGGCGGCTGCCGAGGTGGTCGATATCGTCGACGACGCCCTCGCCCTTCTTCAGCTTCACGAGGTACTTGGTCGCGGCCACGATGTCTTCGACATTGATCGTGCGCACGTCCAGATCGGTCGTCAGCGTCAGCTTCTGGTTGATCTTGTAGCGACCCACGCGCCCGAGGTCGTAGCGCTTCGGGTCCATGAAGAGGCGCTTGAGCAGGGCACGGGCATTGGCCGTGGTCGGCGGTTCGCCGGGGCGCAGGCGCTTGTAAATATCCTTGAGGGCCTCGTCTTCGTTACGCGTCGGGTCCTTCTTGAGGCAGCGGATGATCGCGCCGTCGTCGATAGTCGTGTCGATCACGCGCACAGTGTCGATGCCGGCGGCTTCGATGCTGCGGACGATCGTCTTGGTCAGCGGCTCGAACGCGCGGGCGAGCACGGCGCCCTTCTCGGCGTCGACGAGGTCTTCGACCAGCACGAGGCGGGACACGCTGTCCATCGCCAAGGCTTCCGTCACATTCAGCTCCTCGATATCGTAGAAGAAATTGAGGATCTCGTAGTCGCTGCCATAGCCCATCGCACGCAACAGCGTAGTGATGAGAAACTTGCGGCGGCGACGGCGGCGGTCGAGGTAGACGTAGAGCAGGTCGTTCTGGTCGAACTGCGTCTCCAGCCAGGTGCCGCGGTCGGGGATGATGCGGAAGCTGTGCAGGCTCTTGCCGCTGGTGTGCGGTGCCACTTCGAAGGCAATGCCAGGGGAGCGGTGGAGCTGGGAGACGATGACGCGCTCGGCGCCGTTGATGATGAACGAGCCGCGCTCGGTGATCATGGGCAGCTCGCCCATGTAAATTTCTTCGTCCTTGATCGCCTCTTCTTCGCGCAGGCGGAGCTTGACGTAGAGGGAAGTCGAGAAGCTGACGCCTTCGCGGATCGCTTCCATCTCCGTCATCTTCGGCGGGGTGACGTTGTAAGAAACGTACTCGAGGCTGCAACGGCCGTCGTAGCTCTCAATCGGGAAGACTTCCCGTAAAACGGCTTCCAAACCGACGTGCTGGCGTTGAGCCACAGGCAGCTCTGCCTGCAGGAACTCCTTGAACGAGTTGGCCTGAATCTGGATCAGGTTCGGAGGAGAGATGACCTCTTTCAGTTTCCCGAAGTTGATGCGGTCGGACATGGCGATACGTTGGAGGTGTGGAGGATGGGCGGCCCCACTAAGGCCAGAGCATGGTCGAGGCGGCACAAAGGCGGCTCAATCAGGCGTTGGCATCCGGCGGGGTTGTGGCTCCCTTAGGCAGGGATCCTTGGGTAAGAACAAATGAAGACAGGCAGGCCAGACGACTCGACTGGTGCGAGCCGCCTGGCTGCCTGGGAAATAAACTGGAACGCAGAAACGTCGATTTGCGTTACTTGATTTTGACGGTAGCGCCGGCAGCTTCGAGCTGCTTCTTGATGGCTTCCGCGTCTTCCTTGGTCGCGCCTTCCTTGACGGGCTTCGGAGCGCCTTCGACCAGGTCCTTGGCTTCCTTGAGGCCCAGGCCGGTGATGGCACGAACTTCCTTAATGACGTTGATCTTCTTGTCGCCAGCGGACTCGAGGATCACGTCAAATTCGGTTTGTTCTTCCTTCTCCTCGGCAGCGGCCGGGGCGGCGGCACCAGCGGCGGCGACGGCGACAGGAGCGGCGGCGGAAACGCCCCACTTTTCTTCGAGCTCCTTGACGAGCTTGGTGGCTTCAAGAATGGTGAGGTTGCTCAACCATTCGACGACTTGTTCGGAGGTGATGTCGGACATTGGATTTCCTTCTGGTCCCTTGGCGCCCGTTAGGGCAATTACGAGGTCGCGCCTCCCAATGGGTCCAATTGTTGGAGTTACTTAACGTTTTTTGGCTTCAGGAAGCCTGAAGATGTTCAAAAATGGTATAAAGAGCCCGGGGCCTAGGCCTGGGCGCCACCCTTTTCCTCGAGATCGCGCTTGCGGGCGTCGATGATGGTGACGAACTGCTGGCCGGGGGCGTTGAGCAGGCGCACCAGCGAGGTGGCGGGGGTGTTGATGAGGGCGAGCAGTTGGGCGCGGACGCCTTCGATCGTGGGCAGGTCCTTCAGGTTGCTGAAGTCGGCAGCGGAGACGAGGTTCTTGGACAGAACGGCGCCCTTGATGACGAGCTTCTTCGAATCCTTCTGGAACTTTTCGACGGCGGTCGCGACGGCGGGGATCTTCTCGCCACCGAAGATGAGGCCGGTGTGGCCGTTGAGCCACTCGCCCATTTCGGGGTATTCGCGTTCGCCGGCGGCGCGGCGGAAAATGCTGTTCTTGACGACGTGGAATTCCGCATCGACGGCAGCCAGGCGCTTGCGCAGTTCTTCGGTATCCGCAACCGTCAGGCCCGTGAAGTCGACCAGAAACAGGTAGTCCGAACGATCCAGGTAGCTGAGGACCTCTTCGACGAGGTATTGCTTTTCAGATTGCATGGCGTGTTCTCGGTTCGGCGGTTAGTAGGAGGCGAAGAGGCTCTGGTCGAGCTTGACGCCAGGGGTCATGGTGCCGGAGATGGTCATCGACTTGATGTAGCGCTGGCCCTTGAGGCCGTCCGGGCGCAGCTTGCCGATGGCGTCGATCACGGTCTTGATGTTTTCTTCGAGCTGCTCGCCGGTAAAGGAGCGCTTGCCGACGATGACGCCGATGTTGGCGGTCTTGTCCATCTTGAACTCGACGCGGCCCCCACCCTTCACAGCCTTCACGGCTGCGGCGGTGTCATCGGTCACGGTGCCGCTCTTGGGGTTCGGCATCAAGCCACGCGGGCCGAGCACGCGGGCGACGCGGCGAACTTCCTTCATCGCAGCAGGGGTGGCGATGGCGACGTCAAAATCCGTCCAGCCGTCTTCGACGCGCTTGAGCAGGTCTTCGAGGCCAGCTTCGTCGGCGCCGGCTTCCTTGGCTACGTCGGGGATTTCGGTAAAGACGATCACGCGGACCTTCTTGCCGGAACCGTTGGGCAGGTTGACCACGCCGCGGACCATTTGATTGGACTGGCGGGGGTCGACACCGAGGTGGCAGGAAAGCTCGACCGTTTCATCGAACTTGGCTTTGGGGAAGCTGGCGAGCGTCTTGAGGGCTTCGTCCAACTGATAGGTGCGCAACCGGTCCACTTGCTTGGTGGCGGCGGCGTAGCGTTTTGCGATAGCGGGCATATCTTCAACTCCCTCCGTGGAGGTTCAGTCGTTGCAGGGTTAAAACTTAGTCGACAACTTCGATGCCCATCGAGCGGGCGGTGCCTTCGATGATGCGCTGGGCGGCTTCAGGGCTCTTGGCGCTGAGGTCTTCCTTCTTGATCTCGCAGATCTCCTTGATCTGGGCGCGCGTGACAGTACCAACCTTGGTCTTGTTGGGCACGCCGGAGCCGCTGGCGATACCGGCCTTCTTCTTGAGGAGGACGGCCGCGGGCGGGCTCTTGAGGATGAAGGTGAAGGAGCGGTCCTGATAGACGGTGATGACCACCGGCAGGATCATGCCCGCTTGATCCTTCGTGCGGGCGTTGAACTCCTTACAGAAGCCCATGATGTTCACGCCGGCGGCACCCAGAGCCGGACCGACGGGCGGAGCCGGATTGGCAGCGCCGGCGGGCAGTTGCAACTTGATGAGACCGGTGACTTTCTTGGCCATGATGGAAAGGTATTAAAGCGTAAATGGGGATTGAGCGCCTAGTCTTCTTCGGTGACGCGCTCGACTTGCCAGTACTCGAGGGTAACGGGCGTGAAGCGGCCAAAAATGGATACGGAGACCTTGAGCTGGCCGGCTTCGGGGTTGATTTCGTCGATGCGGCCCGTGAGGTTGACGAAGGGACCGTCGGTAATCTTGACCTCTTCGCCGAGCTCGTATTGCACCTTGGGCACTTCCTTGCCTTCGGACTCGGCAACCTTCTGGAGGATGCCTTCGATTTCGTCCTGCTTGAGTGCGGCGGGGCGTTGGCCTCCAGCAAACCCGATCACGCCGTCTGCCCCGTTGATGTAGTACCACACTTTTTGCACCAGGCGGTCGTCCTCGTCGTAGAGGCGGCAGTGCAGGAAGATGTAGTTGGGGTAGAGCTTGCGCTGGCGTTGGGTCTTCTTGCCTTGCTTGACTTCCGAGACCGTTTCGCTGGGCACGAGGACTTCGAAGATGTAGTCGTCGAGCTCGTACTCGCTGATGTAGCGGTCGATGTAACGCTTCGCCGTCATCTCCTTGTTGGAGAGCGTCTGCACCACATACCACTTACCCTCACGTTGGGGGTTCGCCGTGGGCCCGGAGGCGTTTTCGGAATCAAAGGACATGGAAACAACAAGAGCGCGGGGGCTTTTACAGCCTACCCGCGCACCAACTTGGTAAAGAGTTCGACAAACCCGTAGACGCTGAAATCCGCGAGGGCGACGAAGATGCCCAGCAGGACCGTGGCAATGAAGACGACGATCGTGCTGTCGCGCAGCTCGCTCCCGGTCGGCCAGACAGACTTGCGCAGCTCCGCAGATGTCTCGGAGAGGAAGATGCCGAAGCGTCGGAAAGGATTGCTCATGGGAATGGGTGAAGAAAATGCCGCAAAGGCAGCTGAGTCAGGTCACGTTTACCTGAAAAGAAAATGTCCTGACTGAGGTGCCACTACGAAAAGTGGCAGGGCAGGAGGGACTCGAACCCCCAACCAATGGTTTTGGAGACCACTACTCTACCAATTGAGCTACTACCCTGTAAAAAAGAGGCGGAAGCCGGAGATCCTTAGTCAAGATCTCCGGCAACGCCAGTAAAAAATCCGAAAATCGGTCTTAGGCGATCACTTCGATCACGCGACCGGCACCGATGGTGCGGCCACCTTCACGAATGGCGAAGCGCTGACCGGCTTCCATCGCGATCGGCTTGCCGAGTTCGATTTCCACCGCAAGGTTGTCACCCGGCATCACCATTTCCACGCCAGCCGGCAGGGTCAGGATGCCCGTAACGTCGGTCGTGCGGAAGTAGAACTGCGGGCGGTAGCCGGAGAAGAACGGCGTGTGGCGGCCACCTTCGTCCTTGGTCAGGACGTAGATTTCGGCCTTGGCCTTGGTGTGCGGCTTGATGGAACCGGTCTTGGCGAGCACGTGGCCGCGCTCGATGTCGTCCTTGGCCACGCCACGGAGGAGCAGGCCGACGTTGTCACCGGCTTGACCTTCGGGGAGGAGCTTGCGGAACATTTCCACGCCGGTCACGGTGGTCTTCTTGGTGTCGGTCAGACCCACGATTTCCACTTCTTCACCAACCTTGACCTTGCCGCGCTCGATACGACCGGTGGCGACGGTGCCACGACCGGTGATCGAGAACACGTCTTCGACGGACATCAGGAAGGGCTTGTCGATTTCGCGCTCGGGCTCGGGGATTTCGCTGTCGAGCGTGTTCATCAGCTCGGACACGGAGTCCACCCACTGTTGCTCGCCGTTCAGCGCACCCAGGGCCGAACCACGCACCACGGCGGCATTGTCGCCATCGTAGTTGTACTTGCTGAGCAGTTCGCGGACTTCCATTTCGACGAGCTCGAGGAGGTCTT is part of the Verrucomicrobiota bacterium JB022 genome and harbors:
- the rpoB gene encoding DNA-directed RNA polymerase subunit beta → MSDRINFGKLKEVISPPNLIQIQANSFKEFLQAELPVAQRQHVGLEAVLREVFPIESYDGRCSLEYVSYNVTPPKMTEMEAIREGVSFSTSLYVKLRLREEEAIKDEEIYMGELPMITERGSFIINGAERVIVSQLHRSPGIAFEVAPHTSGKSLHSFRIIPDRGTWLETQFDQNDLLYVYLDRRRRRRKFLITTLLRAMGYGSDYEILNFFYDIEELNVTEALAMDSVSRLVLVEDLVDAEKGAVLARAFEPLTKTIVRSIEAAGIDTVRVIDTTIDDGAIIRCLKKDPTRNEDEALKDIYKRLRPGEPPTTANARALLKRLFMDPKRYDLGRVGRYKINQKLTLTTDLDVRTINVEDIVAATKYLVKLKKGEGVVDDIDHLGSRRVRTVGELLMNQCRIGLARTERTVKERMTLYDQSVDSITPGKLINPKALSTVIRDFFARSQLSQFMDQINPLAEVTHKRRLSALGPGGLNRERAGFEVRDVHPSHYGRICPIETPEGPNIGLINSLSIYSRVNEFGFIEAPYRVVKGGEVSDEIVYLNADLEEGKTIAQANARVEGRHFVGRVTARRGDDFLEVDPSEVDLMDVSPKQVVSVAAGLIPFLEHDDANRALMGSNMQRQGVPLLQTEAPLVGTGIEGRVARDSKTVTIAEAPGIVASVDARRIVVTRDGTAPKLGKRPKSDPKNGIWVYELRKFLRSNAGTCFNQKPRVLSGQEVKEGDLLADGASTDKGDLAIGKNVLVAYMPWNGYNFEDAILISERLLADDVYTSIHIEEFEVTARDTKLGPEEITRDIPNVGEEALKNLSHDGVIRVGAEVKPGDILVGKITPKSETELAPEEKLLRAIFGEKAADVKDTSLLVPSGTYGIVMDVKVSSRVDGEPEKLSASDRRRQIKKINEEYRAQGDKLRESLTESLSNILLGEKIPLDVVNSESGEVIIPANRKITKTLLRRLAAVYKSIDIDPSPVRIKIMEIIESFKSKFDELDEEQQRKVDQVESGNDVESGTIKNVKVYVATKRKIQVGDKMAGRHGNKGVVAKIVPIEDMPYLEDGTSVDICLNPLGVPSRMNVGQVLECHLGFACKRLGIKIATPVFDGIPEAKIKDYLRQAKLPETGKSFLVDGRTGNRLDQAVVVGYTYMLKLNHLVADKIHARAVGPYSLITQQPLGGKAQYGGQRFGEMEVWALEAYGAAYTLQELLTVKSDDVQGRTKIYEQLVKGDNSLQAGTPQSFNVLMKEMQSLCLDVRLGNQDPLASAFGA
- the rplL gene encoding 50S ribosomal protein L7/L12 translates to MSDITSEQVVEWLSNLTILEATKLVKELEEKWGVSAAAPVAVAAAGAAAPAAAEEKEEQTEFDVILESAGDKKINVIKEVRAITGLGLKEAKDLVEGAPKPVKEGATKEDAEAIKKQLEAAGATVKIK
- the rplJ gene encoding 50S ribosomal protein L10 produces the protein MQSEKQYLVEEVLSYLDRSDYLFLVDFTGLTVADTEELRKRLAAVDAEFHVVKNSIFRRAAGEREYPEMGEWLNGHTGLIFGGEKIPAVATAVEKFQKDSKKLVIKGAVLSKNLVSAADFSNLKDLPTIEGVRAQLLALINTPATSLVRLLNAPGQQFVTIIDARKRDLEEKGGAQA
- the rplA gene encoding 50S ribosomal protein L1 → MPAIAKRYAAATKQVDRLRTYQLDEALKTLASFPKAKFDETVELSCHLGVDPRQSNQMVRGVVNLPNGSGKKVRVIVFTEIPDVAKEAGADEAGLEDLLKRVEDGWTDFDVAIATPAAMKEVRRVARVLGPRGLMPNPKSGTVTDDTAAAVKAVKGGGRVEFKMDKTANIGVIVGKRSFTGEQLEENIKTVIDAIGKLRPDGLKGQRYIKSMTISGTMTPGVKLDQSLFASY
- the rplK gene encoding 50S ribosomal protein L11; its protein translation is MAKKVTGLIKLQLPAGAANPAPPVGPALGAAGVNIMGFCKEFNARTKDQAGMILPVVITVYQDRSFTFILKSPPAAVLLKKKAGIASGSGVPNKTKVGTVTRAQIKEICEIKKEDLSAKSPEAAQRIIEGTARSMGIEVVD